A portion of the Hyalangium minutum genome contains these proteins:
- a CDS encoding HNH endonuclease has translation MIESAVLVLNRNYQPVHVTSVKRAFSLLYQGVAKAIDDQYRLYEFADWAALSATTDCITTVNRSIRVPRVLVLSVYEYLPKGRVRFSRLNIYARDHDTCQYCGRTLPRSELNLDHVRPRCDGGKTTWENVVCSCVPCNLRKGGRTPEQAGMKLLRRPFRPKWTPLFRGAIRRVTYREWLPFLRVEDASYWNVELLDE, from the coding sequence ATGATCGAAAGTGCCGTCCTGGTTCTGAACCGGAACTACCAGCCTGTCCACGTCACTTCCGTCAAGCGCGCCTTCTCCTTGCTGTACCAGGGCGTGGCCAAGGCCATTGACGACCAGTACCGGCTCTACGAGTTCGCCGACTGGGCCGCGCTGAGCGCCACCACCGACTGCATCACCACGGTGAACCGCTCCATCCGCGTGCCCCGCGTGCTGGTGCTCTCTGTCTACGAGTACCTCCCCAAGGGCCGGGTGCGCTTCTCACGTCTCAACATCTACGCGCGCGATCACGACACCTGCCAGTACTGCGGGCGCACCCTGCCTCGCTCGGAGCTGAACCTGGATCACGTGCGGCCTCGCTGTGACGGAGGCAAGACGACGTGGGAGAACGTTGTCTGCTCGTGCGTGCCCTGCAACCTGAGGAAGGGCGGGCGCACCCCGGAGCAAGCAGGGATGAAGCTGCTGCGGAGACCTTTCCGCCCGAAGTGGACGCCGCTGTTCCGCGGAGCCATCCGGCGTGTCACCTACCGTGAGTGGTTGCCCTTCCTGAGGGTAGAGGACGCCTCTTACTGGAACGTGGAGCTGCTGGACG